From the [Limnothrix rosea] IAM M-220 genome, the window TGAAGCATTAGAGCTAAATTTTCCATGGCAAGAACTACGCTTAGACAATCACCCTATCTTTAAAAAGATTATATTAGATGGACAAAAGCGATCGCCTCGAACACCAACCCTTGTGGTTCAAACAAACGCAACTTTTACAAAACAATATCTCGACACCAATGATCTCGAACCAGCAGCACAAATACTCATCACAAAACTGCAAGCTCTCTTCAATTTATCCCAGCCAAGTTGGCATCAAATTCACCGTTGGCGCTATGCCCTAACCAAAGCTACCTTAGGTGATAATCATCTTGCTCTGCCCACAACTTTACCGCTCATCCTCTGTGGGGACTGGTGTTTAGGGAATGGTATCGAAGGGGCGATCGCCTCAGGTACTACTGCAGCAAAACACTTTCTAGAAAATTAGCGCCGTTAAAGAAAATGCCTCTTTACTAACAGAATTAAAGATAGTTTTTATATTTTGGGATATCTACCATTAGAAATAGGTCTTTTGACCCTGAAAAAATCAACCAAAGAAAAATGAGTCTCACACTTCTGGTAGGTTTTGCTACTTTTTAAACATTCATTAATCCATCGCAACTGTTAATTAATACTGTTGGCAAAGTTGATCCCTAAAGAGCCTCGCTACCATAAGAAGTGCAGACATAGAAAGAGAAAAGAAAATATATGGTAGCGTCATCAGCTAGCTTCGTTGAAAGTCCAACTTTAGACCGCGATTGTACGACCCTCTCGCGCCACGTTCTACAGCAACTCCAAAGCTTTGAGGCGGAGGCACAGGATATCAGTGCCATTATGAATCGTATTGCCCTTGCGGGAAAACTCATTGCCCGCCGTCTGAGTCGTGCTGGTTTGATGGAAGGTGTCCTTGGCTTTACGGGAGAAGAAAATGTCCAAGGTGAATCGGTCAAAAAGATGGATGTCTACGCCAATGATGTCTTTATTTCCGTCTTTAAACAGAGTGGTTTAGTTTGTCGGCTTGCTTCTGAAGAGATGGAGAAGCCCTACTATATTCCTGAAAATTGTCCCGTTGGTCGTTATACGCTGCTTTATGATCCCATTGATGGTTCTTCTAATGTTGATATTAATCTCAATGTCGGCTCTATTTTTTCGATTCGGCAACAGGAGGGGGAAGACCTTAACGGCGAAGCAGAGGATTTATTGCAAGATGGCCATAAACAGTTGGCGGCGGGCTACATTCTCTATGGTCCCTCGACAATGTTGGTCTATTCCATTGGTAAAGGAGTACATTCTTTTATTCTTGACCCAAGTTTAGGGGAGTTTATCCTTGCTGAAGAGAATATTGTGATGCCGAGCCATGGCAAAATTTACAGCGTTAATGAGGGGAACTTCTGGCAGTGGGAGGATTCGATTCGCGAATATATCCGTTATATGCACCGCCATGATGGTTATACTGCCCGTTATAGTGGCGCTTTGGTGGGAGATTTACACCGAATTTTGACCCAAGGTGGTGTCTTTTTATATCCCGGTACGCAGAAAAAACCGGAAGGAAAATTACGGTTACTGTATGAAACAGCGCCGTTGGCTTGGCTAATTGAACAGGCTGGTGGTAAGGCGAGCACAGGTACGCAACCATTACTGGATTTTGTGCCAACAATGCTGCATCAAAGAACGCCTGCGATTCTCGGCAGTACGGAGGATGTGGAGTTGGTTGAATCGTTTATTCGCGAGGGTTTGCGTCAGGTTGTGCAGACTGTTTAATTTAAGAAAAGAGGCGGTTGTCGTGACTGTGGCGATCGCCTTTTTGTAGACACCAAATTTTAGAAAAAGTAGCGTGTGTTAGCGCAGCGTAACGCACAGAAAATGATGGACTGTTATTAGATATGACTGAATTAACTGGAAAAATTGAAAAGCGCGATGTTGGGATTGGTGTATGGGCACTAGCAGCCACTGATGGTCAGGTGTATGAGTTACGAAATTTACCATCGGACTGTCAGCAACCGGATACTGAAGTGAAGGTTACGGGCAGGGTGCTTGAGGATGCAATGTCGATCGCCATGATTGGCACAATCTTTGAAGTTGAAAGTTGTTCATCACTTCAATGATGTCTGATAACTGATACCTGATAACTGATACCTGATACCTGATAGGGAAGGGGCATTAACGGAACTTTAAGGCTATAGTGATTAAAATTTACGACCCACAATTGTCCTACCGCCCCCGAAACCAATGACCAGTGAGACGAATTTACCGAAGCAATTTGACGTTGTGGTGATTGGCAGTGGGGCGGCGGGCTTGTATGCTGCTTTGTCGTTGCCCAGTCATTTACGAGTGGGTTTGATCACGAAGGCAAAGTTACGGACAGGATCAAGTAAGTGGGCACAGGGTGGTATTGCAGCGGC encodes:
- the fbp gene encoding class 1 fructose-bisphosphatase, with amino-acid sequence MVASSASFVESPTLDRDCTTLSRHVLQQLQSFEAEAQDISAIMNRIALAGKLIARRLSRAGLMEGVLGFTGEENVQGESVKKMDVYANDVFISVFKQSGLVCRLASEEMEKPYYIPENCPVGRYTLLYDPIDGSSNVDINLNVGSIFSIRQQEGEDLNGEAEDLLQDGHKQLAAGYILYGPSTMLVYSIGKGVHSFILDPSLGEFILAEENIVMPSHGKIYSVNEGNFWQWEDSIREYIRYMHRHDGYTARYSGALVGDLHRILTQGGVFLYPGTQKKPEGKLRLLYETAPLAWLIEQAGGKASTGTQPLLDFVPTMLHQRTPAILGSTEDVELVESFIREGLRQVVQTV